In one Chryseobacterium camelliae genomic region, the following are encoded:
- the folP gene encoding dihydropteroate synthase, translating to MQNNSSPLNFHSLNCNGRIVNLSLPKIMGILNLTPDSFSDGGRFNNEKAALQHAEQLLKEGAEMIDIGPQSTRPNAEFLSSEEEVARIGRVISLLKKEFPEALISLDTFYAETVKFGYNEGIDLINDISGGQFDEKMFETAAETRLPYILMHVNPSYETMHDKIHFEDITVSVNRYFSEKTKELLEKGVSDIILDPGFGFGKTVEDQMKMIDEVHYLGFDKFPLLIGISRKSFIYKPLGKSPLDINEETQELHMKVLEKGVKILRVHDVAEAKKTVEAFLK from the coding sequence ATGCAAAATAATTCATCACCTCTTAATTTTCATTCATTGAACTGTAACGGAAGAATTGTAAATCTATCCTTACCAAAAATCATGGGAATTCTGAATCTTACTCCTGATTCTTTTTCGGATGGCGGAAGATTCAATAATGAAAAAGCTGCATTACAGCATGCGGAACAATTGCTGAAAGAAGGAGCTGAAATGATTGATATTGGTCCGCAGTCAACGCGTCCGAATGCAGAATTTCTAAGCAGTGAAGAAGAGGTGGCAAGAATTGGAAGGGTGATTTCTCTCCTGAAGAAAGAGTTTCCCGAAGCCCTGATTTCTTTAGATACCTTTTATGCCGAAACCGTGAAATTCGGCTACAATGAAGGGATTGATCTCATTAATGATATTTCCGGAGGTCAATTTGACGAAAAAATGTTTGAGACGGCTGCCGAAACCCGGCTTCCGTATATTTTGATGCATGTGAATCCTTCGTATGAAACCATGCATGACAAAATACATTTTGAGGATATTACCGTGTCTGTTAATCGGTATTTTTCTGAAAAAACAAAGGAATTATTGGAAAAAGGAGTAAGCGATATTATTTTGGATCCCGGTTTTGGATTTGGAAAAACAGTAGAAGATCAGATGAAAATGATTGATGAGGTACACTATCTCGGATTCGACAAATTTCCTCTGCTTATTGGAATTTCAAGGAAATCATTTATTTATAAACCGTTAGGAAAATCTCCTTTAGACATCAATGAAGAAACACAGGAACTTCATATGAAAGTGCTGGAAAAAGGTGTTAAAATTCTTCGTGTGCATGATGTTGCAGAAGCTAAAAAAACGGTTGAAGCGTTTTTGAAATAA
- a CDS encoding DUF5686 family protein: MKRFLVFLCVCMYVFGYSQSKITSIETVIIEDKSDPRALEILKKVNALFKENSPKTLDSYSYKSYEKVSLDIDEDSISQFKKIFDNTTLFKKKRAKDSLNNITARQIFSKSKLFLWERAQEFLYSKKYGEKINILDNRISGLKQPIYEMLALQQSNRDVVPDQVKYENRRLYRFFLTDTIEMDGRKNFVIRFREVNYKKNDKKRKYNGAIYIDTDTYGIKKIENFSKNKNDGIITSTWFFYNNKWFLAQETVKLKMSNMVLEEENREKHEKKNKKSFGTYAFLTSRYFDFQSPIEQNRSSFKGYTFTVKNADGKTLNQYRTDPLTVREKNTYATIDSLGKVYNIDNKAQILSGLLNGQIRVGSFDFALDEIVNYNAYEGFRVGLKAKLNENFNPYFSPDYYFAYGFKDDHWKYGIGLDIKTSLEKNSFFRIEHYDDVTASGEFYRKLWSFKMRTSNYGNNLNNSRYFQFKGVSASYTNDLTNALTLVSTVRRNSEEAMFDYDFRDRGAAFDNFNTLVTLKYSPNSTNIMTPQGKSLLDQKFPEFYLNYEQSYKALGGDLNYSRFDLLFLYNLKTILGTTGLRLYGGMVFGGAPIWKNFTMNGLASPRNDFNFNLTSYLGFATLEGGKYYNDKFFAYYLTHKLPWYFKSIGQNISSFDLVLRGTIGDMAHPEYHDFRYKTLNRLYQEVGVEWSNFLSSYFNLGLFYRVGYYTTSNFKQNFAIQFKLKLLEF; this comes from the coding sequence ATGAAAAGATTTTTAGTGTTTCTATGTGTTTGCATGTATGTTTTTGGTTATTCACAATCAAAAATTACCTCCATTGAAACCGTAATCATAGAAGACAAAAGTGATCCGAGAGCCCTGGAAATTTTAAAAAAAGTAAATGCACTTTTTAAAGAAAATTCTCCCAAAACACTGGATTCCTATTCTTATAAATCCTACGAAAAAGTTTCTTTAGATATTGACGAAGACAGTATTTCCCAGTTTAAAAAAATTTTCGACAACACTACCCTTTTTAAAAAGAAAAGAGCAAAAGATTCTCTTAACAACATTACAGCCAGACAAATATTTTCAAAAAGCAAGCTCTTTCTCTGGGAAAGGGCTCAGGAATTTTTATACTCAAAAAAATACGGTGAGAAGATCAATATTCTGGATAACAGAATTTCCGGTCTGAAACAGCCTATTTACGAAATGCTTGCCCTTCAGCAAAGCAACAGAGATGTAGTTCCGGATCAGGTAAAGTACGAAAATAGAAGGCTTTATCGTTTTTTTCTTACCGATACCATTGAAATGGACGGAAGAAAAAATTTTGTCATCCGTTTCAGGGAAGTGAATTACAAGAAAAACGATAAAAAAAGGAAATATAACGGCGCCATATACATCGACACTGACACCTACGGCATTAAAAAAATTGAAAATTTCAGTAAAAATAAAAACGACGGAATCATTACCAGTACATGGTTTTTCTACAACAACAAATGGTTTTTGGCTCAGGAAACCGTGAAACTGAAAATGAGCAATATGGTACTGGAAGAGGAAAACAGAGAAAAACACGAAAAAAAGAATAAAAAGAGTTTCGGAACGTATGCTTTTCTTACTTCAAGATATTTCGATTTCCAGTCGCCTATCGAACAAAACAGAAGTAGCTTCAAGGGATATACTTTTACCGTAAAAAATGCGGACGGAAAAACCTTAAACCAATACCGGACAGATCCTTTAACGGTAAGAGAAAAGAATACTTACGCCACTATAGACAGCCTTGGAAAGGTATATAATATTGATAATAAAGCCCAGATTTTATCAGGATTATTAAACGGACAGATTAGAGTAGGAAGTTTTGATTTTGCCTTGGATGAAATTGTAAACTACAACGCTTATGAAGGATTCAGAGTGGGATTAAAGGCAAAGCTTAATGAAAACTTCAATCCTTATTTCTCTCCCGATTACTATTTTGCTTATGGTTTTAAAGATGATCACTGGAAATACGGAATCGGATTAGATATTAAAACTTCTCTGGAAAAGAATTCGTTTTTCCGTATTGAACATTATGATGATGTGACGGCTTCCGGAGAATTCTACCGAAAACTTTGGAGTTTCAAAATGAGGACCTCAAATTATGGTAACAATCTTAATAACAGCAGATATTTTCAGTTTAAAGGTGTTTCCGCCTCTTACACGAATGACCTGACCAATGCATTGACTTTGGTTTCAACGGTAAGAAGAAATTCAGAAGAAGCTATGTTTGATTATGATTTCAGAGATAGAGGGGCTGCTTTTGACAATTTCAACACGTTGGTTACCCTAAAATATTCTCCGAACTCTACCAACATTATGACTCCGCAAGGAAAATCTTTACTGGATCAGAAGTTTCCTGAGTTTTATCTAAATTATGAACAAAGCTACAAAGCGTTGGGAGGAGATCTTAATTATTCCCGTTTTGATCTTCTTTTTCTCTACAACTTGAAGACCATACTGGGAACAACAGGTCTCAGATTATATGGAGGAATGGTATTTGGTGGCGCTCCTATCTGGAAAAACTTTACGATGAACGGATTGGCTTCACCGAGAAACGATTTCAATTTTAACCTTACTTCCTACCTTGGTTTTGCCACACTGGAAGGTGGAAAATATTATAATGATAAATTTTTTGCCTATTACCTTACCCACAAACTTCCCTGGTATTTTAAAAGCATCGGACAGAATATTTCCAGCTTCGATCTTGTATTGCGCGGAACGATTGGTGATATGGCACATCCGGAATATCATGATTTCAGATACAAAACCCTGAACAGATTATATCAGGAAGTGGGTGTAGAATGGAGTAATTTTCTTTCCAGTTATTTTAATTTAGGATTATTTTACAGAGTCGGGTATTATACGACATCGAATTTTAAGCAAAACTTTGCGATACAATTTAAACTCAAACTATTAGAATTTTAA
- a CDS encoding DUF5686 family protein, translating to MSKLLSTLFLFSAVLFFGQVQLKIINKSNKQPIHNAAVYCDDELLGKTDFNGNLSFKTKCKKVEILASNFGDVSADVKKSMEISMQPLSEKLDNIDKVIISDKSDPKALRILDEVNKKAKENSPKSLNSYHFKSYSKFSIDVDKDTIDIYKNFLAIRKDSLSKVDKKDFKQKEKDKKDSLTAEDFINATEESQMFLWEKATEYRYSKSFGEKTNIIDNRMSGFKNPIYEALAINISNLDRVPRQLRPENRKQFNFYLSDTLQLDGRKTYVIKFKEITDKKKQNPRKFNGKIYVDSETYALKKFESVNKKQNEGDIVSVWKPVNGKWFLDYEDIKLKMGDQSFDTSKKDSLKPGEKVKYNKKKFGNYLYVKNRFFDFNLNEKQKASDFKGYFLEMKNSDGSLLEKYRTDSLTARESATYTKIDSFVQKNDFEKKLNTLTQLMRGNIRYKMIDFDITKLFSYDKYQGIRLGAGVKLNEKFNKTLSPDGYFGYGFKDHTWKYGLGLDVKLSDKRTSVFRIDYVDDVFAAGRFNNTMWDMMMKVSDMNLDLHNGTFYKNQKWGASFLYDVSNSLSMKLTVNKEKQKALFDYQYKNLGNSFDNTSATLSLKFAPNDKNIMTPSGKYTYEKSYPQIFMNYEKGFEALGGDLDYHRLDALIIHQFRSKLGYTNIKVFGGISSGNAPIWKNFEIAGQNDANVDHWYSNISTPSNLGFTTMPSGTFFADKFAAFKVSQSLPFRFKTFGARYSSIDLEYQAAIGDLKNRGDHQFQFRVLDHYYQEVGLMWNRFLGRKFGVGFSYRLGYYQTSQFKDNFGIKIKLSVL from the coding sequence ATGTCAAAACTCTTATCTACTCTATTTTTATTCTCCGCAGTATTATTTTTCGGGCAGGTTCAGCTTAAGATCATCAACAAGTCCAATAAGCAGCCTATTCATAATGCAGCTGTCTATTGTGATGACGAACTTTTGGGGAAAACAGATTTTAACGGCAATTTATCATTCAAAACAAAATGTAAAAAAGTTGAAATTCTGGCCAGCAATTTTGGTGATGTTTCTGCTGATGTTAAAAAATCGATGGAAATTTCAATGCAGCCTTTGTCTGAAAAACTGGATAATATTGACAAAGTAATCATCAGTGATAAAAGTGATCCCAAAGCGCTGAGAATTTTGGATGAGGTCAACAAAAAAGCTAAAGAAAACTCTCCGAAATCTTTGAATTCCTACCATTTTAAATCATATTCTAAATTTTCAATCGATGTAGATAAAGATACGATCGATATCTATAAAAACTTCCTGGCGATAAGAAAAGATTCACTTTCAAAAGTGGACAAGAAAGATTTTAAACAGAAGGAAAAAGATAAAAAAGATTCTCTGACAGCCGAAGACTTCATCAATGCCACTGAAGAAAGCCAAATGTTTCTTTGGGAAAAAGCGACTGAATACAGATATTCGAAGAGTTTCGGTGAAAAAACAAATATCATCGACAACAGAATGTCCGGATTTAAAAACCCTATTTATGAGGCTTTAGCCATCAATATTTCGAATCTTGACAGAGTCCCGAGACAGTTAAGACCTGAAAACAGAAAGCAATTTAATTTCTATCTTTCTGATACGTTACAACTTGACGGAAGAAAAACATACGTGATTAAATTCAAGGAAATCACAGATAAAAAGAAACAGAACCCGAGAAAATTCAACGGAAAAATATATGTGGATTCAGAAACTTATGCTCTGAAAAAGTTTGAAAGCGTTAATAAAAAACAAAACGAAGGCGATATTGTTTCTGTCTGGAAACCTGTTAACGGGAAATGGTTTCTGGATTATGAAGACATCAAATTAAAAATGGGCGACCAAAGTTTTGATACTTCAAAAAAAGACAGCTTAAAACCGGGAGAGAAAGTAAAATACAATAAAAAGAAATTCGGAAATTATCTCTATGTGAAAAACCGCTTCTTTGATTTCAATCTTAATGAAAAGCAGAAAGCATCGGATTTTAAAGGATATTTTCTCGAAATGAAAAACTCCGACGGGAGTCTTCTGGAAAAGTACAGAACAGACAGCCTTACAGCCAGAGAAAGCGCAACCTATACGAAAATTGACAGCTTCGTTCAGAAGAATGATTTTGAGAAAAAATTAAACACTTTAACTCAGCTAATGCGGGGAAACATCCGCTATAAAATGATCGATTTTGATATTACCAAACTTTTCAGTTACGACAAATATCAGGGAATACGTTTGGGAGCCGGTGTGAAGCTCAATGAAAAATTTAACAAAACCCTTTCTCCAGATGGTTATTTCGGTTACGGATTTAAAGATCACACCTGGAAATACGGTTTAGGATTGGATGTCAAATTATCTGACAAAAGAACTTCTGTTTTTAGAATTGATTATGTAGACGATGTTTTTGCCGCTGGAAGATTCAATAATACAATGTGGGATATGATGATGAAAGTTTCGGATATGAATTTGGATCTGCATAATGGAACGTTTTATAAAAATCAAAAATGGGGCGCTTCGTTCCTGTATGATGTTTCCAATTCATTGAGCATGAAGCTTACCGTGAATAAAGAAAAACAAAAAGCACTTTTCGATTATCAGTATAAAAATTTAGGAAACAGTTTCGACAACACAAGCGCAACGTTATCTTTGAAATTTGCTCCGAATGATAAAAACATCATGACTCCGAGCGGAAAATATACTTACGAAAAAAGCTATCCTCAGATTTTCATGAATTACGAAAAAGGATTTGAAGCTTTAGGCGGAGATCTGGATTATCACAGATTAGATGCATTAATCATTCATCAGTTCAGATCTAAATTGGGTTATACCAATATTAAAGTCTTCGGGGGAATTTCTTCAGGAAATGCTCCGATCTGGAAAAACTTTGAAATCGCAGGGCAGAATGATGCAAATGTGGATCATTGGTATTCAAACATCAGTACCCCATCCAATTTAGGGTTTACAACTATGCCTTCAGGAACTTTCTTTGCCGATAAATTTGCTGCATTTAAGGTTTCTCAGTCGCTTCCGTTCAGATTCAAAACTTTTGGAGCAAGATATTCCAGCATAGACCTTGAATATCAGGCTGCTATCGGAGATCTGAAAAACAGAGGAGATCACCAGTTCCAATTCCGGGTGTTGGATCATTATTACCAGGAAGTCGGTTTGATGTGGAACCGGTTTTTAGGAAGAAAATTTGGAGTCGGTTTCTCTTATAGATTAGGATATTATCAAACTTCTCAGTTTAAAGATAACTTCGGAATCAAGATCAAATTAAGTGTACTTTAA